DNA sequence from the Thunnus maccoyii chromosome 7, fThuMac1.1, whole genome shotgun sequence genome:
TAATCAACATAACCAGAGATCAAAAGTTCAAATTACTGCATTGGAGCGCATAGAGCACCATCCAGGGCCTGTAATCCCCCTCTGTATCAGAACACTGCACTTTATAGCAGCCCTCCTCTAGATAACACTACCAAGGCACAGCCTTCTTTTATTGGACCCCTATGTTAAAATTCCAGGACTTTGCTATGGAGGCTGTCACAATAAAACAGACCTTTATAACCACCTGAACCCCTCTGAGCTGGATTATTCAGCATGCCATTTTGATAAGCATTCAGCTACAATGtgacattaaaagaaaaaaataataattagggCGACTCAGTCAGACCATGATCGACATAAACACTGAGATTTACAAACTGCACTGCCTCCTTAATGCAAAGCTAAGTTGGTTAGTGCTAATGCTCCTGCTCTTGGCTTTGTGGTGTATCCTACTGCAGAGTGGTTTGTTTACAGTGCCAAGTCCAAGACTATTAGTACATGTGACATGGGGTAGTCACTTCATTAATTGGGCTTACCTGGTAAAGCGCACTTTGCAGATGGCGCATTCATAGGGTTTCTCTCCCGTGTGTGTTCGGATGTGGCGGGGTAGCTTGCCTGCTCCTTGGATGACCTTGGAGCATATGGGGCACTTCTGGAAGGCCTTAGAGCgcatcttcctctctcctccgcctcctcctcctccacccccactgcctctctctccaacccctctctcccctcctccacctACTCTGTCTTGGCCTGTACTGCCCCGTGATAACCAGAGCGGCGGCACTCCCTgtgtcacagcagcagaagCTGTATCCTCATGCTGCGTGCTGTTAAAATAATTCAAGTAAAATTCCATATCAGGGTCGTCCCCATCCATCTGTTCCTCCCCGGTCGTTGCACGCTCTTTCTGCCTCTCGATGGAGTCCATCATCTGCTGCAGGAGGGCACTGGCTGAACCCCTCTCCCTGGCCATCACCTCTCTGCCGTCCTCCACTTCTGTGTCCTGCCCCAGCCTAGACTCCGGGGGGAGGTAGAAGTGCCCATTTTGAGATGGAGGGTAGTAAGATGACCCGAGGCTTGCTCCATTCCCCTGCACTGCCTCCCCGtcgtcttcttcctcttcatcctcgtcctcttcctctGGCTCTTGTGTAGGGGCTTGGGCCAAGGCAAGGGCCAGGGGGGAGTAGTACTCACCGGGGCCACCAGGAGCCCCATTGCTGGGGGTCCCCCCATTGCCGTGGTTAAAGTGCAGGTGTGTGGGCAGGTCCCTGAGCTCTGgcgtgctgcagctgctgctccagtgAGCCCCTCTCTGGAAGTACTCCAGGTACTCCCGGGCCCGAACCCGGTTCCCCTGCTCCTTGCCTCCTCTGCCCTTCccctcctcatcttcatcttcatctcttcGCTCACTGCCCGCCTAGTGAAACATGACAGGGAaacagagtgagtgaaggagaAATGAAAAGTAAGTGAAagtttgcacaaaaaaaacaaagggaaagagaaagaagtagtaagaaaagtacataaaaaaaaaaatcaaattctaAAAGCATATTAGCTAAGATGGCGGCCAACAAGGAAGACCTAAATCAGCAACTGTAAGACCTACAGACCTGAGGAGATCTTGGTATCCTAGATGTGCACCCAGTGGCTCAGTATGTCTGTGGGTATGTGCATGTGCAATGACAAATAATAACTACTTTGCAAAATGACATGGCTAACTGGTGAGTGTATAAACGACAATAAAGGGGCACAGATCCCCATGTACGTTTtcatttgtcaaataaaaagTGTCAGTGTTGAAGGTTTTATGCCAAATCaagtgacttgacttgatttgaaGATATTATAGGCTGTGAAGAGAAGTTAACTCGTGTGAAATGTAACAACAGATATGTGTAAATGTCAATCGAGTGACGCCACAGACTGGGATGTAACAGGTTAACACCCAGGGGCCATGACACCCAGGGTCTTTGACATGCCCTACATGATGTGATCATTACAGTGAAGCGTTGTTGTGATTATCACATGATGTAGAGCACGACACAGCATATCACAGCTACACTTGACCGTGTTGAAGTGTAGCTGCGATATGCTGTGTCTGTAGTCTGTGAAAGAGCATGCTGTCCTTCCATACACGCTTTTGGCTCAGCATGAGTAAGTGCTGAACTAACCCAGAGGATGTGGGCGTGTGTCTGGCATAGTGAGAGAGATTGATAAAGGTCATGATGTAAGCTTGACTATGCTGACTATTTAATGAAGGGGATGGTATGATGACCAGACACCAGAACCAGGAGAACTAGATTTGGAGTGAGTTATTCCAGTTTCACAACACATCTAATTCATCAATTCACAGACATCTAAATGCAAATTCACAGACATCTAAAATGCAAAACAGTTCACACATTAAGTGTTTTGCATTTTAGATGTCTGTGCTTTCCCATGAATTCATTCAGCACTTACTATGGGTTTCTTATTGTGTCACTAACTCACAAAGGCAGAGCAGAACGAATTTCATCTCAAAGCTTAAATTTGACTTCAACAAACAGGAtgagtcaaaagtttggacacaccttcccattcccttgaatggGGGAGTGTGTTCAAACCTtttactggtactgtatgtcactTCTAGATATAATGGTCTTGTACCGGCGGGGAGAGCACTTTGGTGTCCAGCAGGTGTGTACAGACGTCCTGGACAGGTGGGATTTCCAGGAGGCGTGCAGCGGCAAGGATGTCAGCCACGCTGCTGTGACTGACTGTCAACGTGGCTGTGTAGGCAAAGTCCAGCAACGCTCCCAGAGCCTCCGCTGCCACAAAGTCGATGTTATAGATGTTATGTTGGTCAGCAGCGGCCCCTGAAGTGAAGAGCTTGTGGAAGTAGGAGCTGCAGGACGCCAGGACAGAGCGGTGAGCTGGGAACTCCCGGTCCTGTGTAACCAGGAGCACGTCACACAGCAGGCCGCTGAGCCGCTGCTTGTTCAGGCTGCCCAAGATGTCTGCGCTGTGCTCGGGGAAAGGGATCCCCACGGGgccttcctctgcctctcctgcccctcctctccctcctccacccccactGCTTGCAGTCCCCCTGAGCCGCCTTCCTCCCCTCCCACCGGCTCCTGACGACATCTTCCACCAGCCTGCCGCCGAGCCGCCTAGCACAGCCCCCACCCGTGTATCCGTCCTGCCGTCTGTCCGTCTGCCTGTCTGAGGGTGGAAGAGTTGGATAGAGGGATGACATGGAGGGGAAAGACAAGCAAGAGAATAATATATCAGTTTATGACATTCTTTATGTGGatcaagaaagaaagaggaataTTGATTAAATGATTCACCGCAGTCAGAAATACACACCAGAGCACTTCAGAACACAAACTTGTGCACACAAACCAAAGGTTCATGGAGgacaaagataaaaatataactAAAATTTTATGTACAAGGGATTATGACAAAATAGACACTTCACAATGTACTCTGAATTATCTTAGCAAAAATTACACTTACACAAAGTTGGGTCATGTTAGGTTGAATACCAATTAGCATTATTATCAGctataaaatgtgtttggcaATCAGCGAAAGCAAGGTGTGACAACTGAGTGAAAATAGACTGCAAAATTATTAATATGTCAAAAATAAGTCTTAAAAATCATGGCAACATCTGACACACTGAGACAAACTGCAACAACAATAAGAAACAGTTATAAAAAGTTGTCTACAGTCTACAGTATATAAGGGGTTGATGAATACTGATGATTGGATTGTAACCTGATATAGCCAGCCACCTTTGTAGTGATTGCAATAGTGActtatttgattaaaaattgACAAAGTGTgtacattatttttctgtatgcTAATGACCTTTGACCAAGTAAACTGTGTAGTGACTGTGTCtctaaataaaatctaaaatgattCACTCTAACAAGCCATGTTTATTCATTAATATCTTGGCAATGCAAAAACTTCTCTTCTGATTTTTCACACCAACATAGtctcaaattaaaatattattatacacATCCACATCAAAATCCTTCACTATGATGTGTTTCTTACAACCAAAAAGGCCCAATTAAACTTttatgtgcagtatgtgtgcctgaactgaaactgaacttcACAATGAACATTGCCACACATGTTGAACGCCgtaaatgatctttttttttttttgtaaggaGTAGCTCACGTAAGGAGCTCCGACAAAttataactgaaaaaaaaaacccaacaaaaaacagtcaaaCGTTATACTCCTTTTTACTGCAACCTTGACAGAGTGAAAGTAGAAATAAGCCATTAGGTAACACCACAGTGCTGCACATCACAACTGCTTGGAATTGACTTTAAAGCACATCTACTGGCACAACAGGTGTATGTACAGAATTACTACCATACAGTGAGTGTGACAATGTGCGATTAAATTAGTTTCTGATGCTACTGAATAAACAGCGGCTCACAACAATTTTGCATTTGGCAAAGCATTCTGCCCACTGA
Encoded proteins:
- the zbtb7a gene encoding zinc finger and BTB domain-containing protein 7A isoform X2; translation: MSSGAGGRGGRRLRGTASSGGGGGRGGAGEAEEGPVGIPFPEHSADILGSLNKQRLSGLLCDVLLVTQDREFPAHRSVLASCSSYFHKLFTSGAAADQHNIYNIDFVAAEALGALLDFAYTATLTVSHSSVADILAAARLLEIPPVQDVCTHLLDTKVLSPPAGSERRDEDEDEEGKGRGGKEQGNRVRAREYLEYFQRGAHWSSSCSTPELRDLPTHLHFNHGNGGTPSNGAPGGPGEYYSPLALALAQAPTQEPEEEDEDEEEEDDGEAVQGNGASLGSSYYPPSQNGHFYLPPESRLGQDTEVEDGREVMARERGSASALLQQMMDSIERQKERATTGEEQMDGDDPDMEFYLNYFNSTQHEDTASAAVTQGVPPLWLSRGSTGQDRVGGGGERGVGERGSGGGGGGGGGERKMRSKAFQKCPICSKVIQGAGKLPRHIRTHTGEKPYECAICKVRFTRQDKLKVHMRKHTGEKPYLCTQCGAAFAHNYDLKNHMRVHTGLRPYQCSSCFKTFVRSDHLHRHLKKDGCNGIPSRRGRKPRVREPGLLEAAPLGLLSPGSDTGPGPRTIRGRRRSEATSAAEVEVDAGAHAHSPQLQELAGEAGP
- the zbtb7a gene encoding zinc finger and BTB domain-containing protein 7A isoform X1 is translated as MVIHAEPSPAALWDTAPVRLEPKGNHTGRRTDGRTDTRVGAVLGGSAAGWWKMSSGAGGRGGRRLRGTASSGGGGGRGGAGEAEEGPVGIPFPEHSADILGSLNKQRLSGLLCDVLLVTQDREFPAHRSVLASCSSYFHKLFTSGAAADQHNIYNIDFVAAEALGALLDFAYTATLTVSHSSVADILAAARLLEIPPVQDVCTHLLDTKVLSPPAGSERRDEDEDEEGKGRGGKEQGNRVRAREYLEYFQRGAHWSSSCSTPELRDLPTHLHFNHGNGGTPSNGAPGGPGEYYSPLALALAQAPTQEPEEEDEDEEEEDDGEAVQGNGASLGSSYYPPSQNGHFYLPPESRLGQDTEVEDGREVMARERGSASALLQQMMDSIERQKERATTGEEQMDGDDPDMEFYLNYFNSTQHEDTASAAVTQGVPPLWLSRGSTGQDRVGGGGERGVGERGSGGGGGGGGGERKMRSKAFQKCPICSKVIQGAGKLPRHIRTHTGEKPYECAICKVRFTRQDKLKVHMRKHTGEKPYLCTQCGAAFAHNYDLKNHMRVHTGLRPYQCSSCFKTFVRSDHLHRHLKKDGCNGIPSRRGRKPRVREPGLLEAAPLGLLSPGSDTGPGPRTIRGRRRSEATSAAEVEVDAGAHAHSPQLQELAGEAGP